A genomic window from Arvicola amphibius chromosome 5, mArvAmp1.2, whole genome shotgun sequence includes:
- the Tgm3 gene encoding protein-glutamine gamma-glutamyltransferase E, whose product MWTPDAGVGIPSSVPPSTFLKVGLSLNLEIAVSSRLPGSAFCLIALEVQNVNWQMPVNRRAHHTDKYSSRDFIVRRGQPWEMVISCSRSLESGEDLNFVVSTGPQPSESARTKAVFSISGRSTGGWNAALKANNNNNLTIVVASPANAPIGWYTMNVEISSQGRVSSQKLGMFILLFNPWLQADDVFMSNSAERQEYVEEDSGIIYVGSTNRIGMVGWNFGQFEEDILSISLSILDRSLNFRRDPVTDVARRNDPKYVCRVLSAMINSNDDNGVLAGNWSGNYAGGLDPRTWNGSVEILKNWKKSGFRPVQYGQCWVFAGTLNTVLRCLGVPSRVITNFNSAHDTDRNLSVDVYYDAMGNPLEKGSDSVWNFHVWNEGWFVRTDLGPSYNGWQVLDATPQERSQGVFQCGPASVNGIRDGDINLNFDMVFIFAEVNADRITWIYNSSNGSQKQNSLDTYSIGKYISTKAVGSNSRLDVTDKYKYPEGSSEERQVHQKALSKLKPNASFGPTSARDLAGEEGTPSISGRFRVVGALAVGKEVSLALMLKNLTRDRKTVTVNMTAWTIVYNGTLVHEVWKDSATISLDPEEEIQHPVKIAYSRYDRYLKADNMIRTTAICKVTDEAEVVVERDVILDNPTLTLEVLDEAHVRKPVNVQMLFSNPLDEPVRDCVLMVEGSGLLRGNLKIDVPALRPKEKSRIRFEILPTRSGTKQLVADFSCNKFPAIKAMLSIDVAE is encoded by the exons ATGTGGACACCAGATGCTGGTGTGGGGATACCTTCCTCAGTGCCCCCTTCCACATTCCTCAAGGTAGGcctttccctgaacctggagaTTGCTGTTTCATCTAGATTGCCTG gttctgctttctgtctcataGCTTTAGAAGTCCAAAATGTCAACTGGCAGATGCCTGTGAACCGGAGGGCACATCACACAGACAAGTACTCCAGCCGGGATTTCATTGTTcggagaggacagccttgggagATGGTAATATCCTGCAGCCGAAGTCTCGAGTCTGGAGAAGATCTGAACTTCGTTGTTTCTACTG GTCCCCAACCCTCAGAGTCAGCCAGGACAAAGGCTGTGTTTTCAATCTCTGGGAGAAGTACAGGTggctggaatgcagccctcaaagccaacaacaacaataatctGACCATTGTCGTCGCCAGTCCTGCCAATGCTCCCATCGGGTGGTACACAATGAATGTTGAGATCTCCTCCCAGGGCAGGGTCTCCTCTCAGAAACTCGGGATGTTTATACTGCTCTTCAACCCATGGCTGCAAG CGGATGATGTTTTCATGAGTAACTCCGCCGAAAGACAAGAGTATGTTGAGGAAGACTCTGGCATCATCTACGTGGGCAGCACAAACCGAATTGGCATGGTTGGCTGGAACTTTGGACAG TTTGAAGAAGACATTCTGAGCATCAGCCTCTCCATTTTGGATAGGAGTCTGAATTTCCGTCGTGACCCTGTTACTGATGTGGCCCGCAGAAATGATCCCAAATACGTTTGCCGGGTGCTGAGTGCCATG ATCAATAGCAATGATGACAACGGTGTTCTTGCTGGGAACTGGAGTGGCAATTATGCTGGTGGCCTGGACCCCAGGACCTGGAATGGCAGTGTGGAGATCCTCAAGAACTGGAAAAAATCTGGCTTCAGACCAGTCCAATATGGCCAGTGCTGGGTCTTTGCTGGGACCCTCAACACAG TGCTGCGATGCTTGGGGGTTCCCTCCCGGGTGATCACCAACTTCAACTCAGCTCACGACACAGACCGCAACCTCAGCGTGGATGTGTACTACGACGCCATGGGAAATCCCCTGGAGAAAGGCAGCGACAGCGTGTG GAATTTCCATGTCTGGAATGAAGGCTGGTTCGTGCGGACTGACCTAGGCCCCTCATACAATGGATGGCAGGTGCTGGATGCCACCCCGCAGGAGAGAAGCCAAG GTGTGTTCCAGTGTGGTCCCGCTTCCGTTAATGGAATACGAGACGGTGATATAAACCTGAATTTTGACATGGTCTTCATCTTCGCGGAGGTCAATGCCGATCGCATCACTTGGATCTATAACAGTAGCAATGGCAGCCAGAAGCAGAATTCTTTGGACACTTACTCCATTGGCAAATACATCAGCACCAAGGCCGTGGGCAGCAACTCTCGCTTGGATGTCACAGACAAGTATAAGTATCCAGAAG GTTCCAGTGAGGAACGACAAGTGCACCAGAAGGCTTTGAGTAAACTGAAACCCAATGCATCTTTCGGCCCCACGTCTGCGAGAGATTTGGCAGGGGAGGAAGGGACGCCCAGCATTTCTGGGAGGTTCAGGGTCGTTGGTGCACTGGCAGTGGGCAAAGAAGTCAGTCTGGCCCTGATGCTCAAAAACCTGACAAGGGATAGGAAGACAGTGACAGTGAACATGACAGCCTGGACCATCGTCTACAACGGCACCCTTGTCCACGAAGTCTGGAAGGACTCCGCCACGATCTCCTTGGATCCCGAGGAAG AAATACAGCATCCTGTGAAGATTGCGTACTCTCGGTACGATAGATACCTGAAGGCAGACAACATGATCCGAACCACAGCCATATGCAAGGTGACAGATGAGGCTGAGGTGGTGGTGGAGAGGGACGTCATCCTAGACAACCCCACCCTGACCCTGGAG GTGCTGGACGAGGCTCACGTGCGGAAGCCTGTGAACGTGCAGATGCTTTTCTCCAACCCTCTGGATGAGCCAGTGAGGGACTGCGTGCTGATGGTGGAGGGTAGCGGCCTGCTACGTGGCAACCTCAAAATCGA TGTGCCAGCCCTGCGTCCCAAGGAGAAGTCCCGGATCCGATTTGAGATTCTTCCCACCCGGAGTGGCACCAAGCAACTAGTCGCCGACTTTTCCTGCAACAAATTCCCAGCCATCAAGGCCATGCTGTCCATTGATGTGGCCGAGTGA